From Microbaculum marinisediminis, one genomic window encodes:
- a CDS encoding DUF1467 family protein gives MPITSAIAVYFVLWWIVLFAVLPWGVRSQEESGEVVPGSTESAPERPLLVRKLIATTLVSAVLFAILYAVIGYGGLTLDDIPLLPDFTPKDWK, from the coding sequence GTGCCGATCACAAGCGCCATTGCAGTCTATTTCGTTCTCTGGTGGATCGTCCTGTTCGCGGTGCTGCCCTGGGGCGTGCGCTCCCAGGAGGAGTCGGGCGAGGTGGTTCCGGGGTCGACGGAAAGCGCGCCCGAACGGCCGCTTCTGGTACGCAAGCTGATCGCCACGACGCTGGTGTCGGCCGTGCTCTTCGCGATCCTCTATGCCGTCATCGGCTATGGCGGGCTGACGCTGGACGACATCCCGTTGCTGCCGGATTTCACGCCGAAGGACTGGAAATAA
- the mce gene encoding methylmalonyl-CoA epimerase, which produces MLGRLNHVAIAVPDIAAATATYRDTLGAEVSQAVPQPDHGVTTVFINLPNTKIELLEPYGENSPIARFLERNPDGGIHHICYEVDDIIAARDKLIADGARVLGSGEPKIGAHGKPVLFLHPKDFCGTLVELEQA; this is translated from the coding sequence ATGCTCGGACGTCTGAACCACGTGGCCATCGCGGTGCCCGATATCGCGGCCGCCACGGCCACCTATCGCGACACGCTGGGCGCCGAGGTGTCGCAGGCCGTCCCGCAGCCGGATCACGGTGTCACCACCGTGTTCATCAACCTGCCCAATACCAAGATCGAGCTGCTGGAGCCCTATGGCGAGAATTCGCCGATCGCGCGTTTCCTGGAGCGCAATCCGGACGGGGGCATCCACCATATCTGCTACGAGGTCGACGACATCATCGCCGCCCGCGACAAGCTGATCGCCGACGGGGCGCGGGTGCTCGGCAGCGGCGAACCGAAGATAGGCGCACACGGAAAGCCGGTGCTCTTCCTGCACCCGAAAGACTTCTGCGGTACGCTCGTCGAGTTGGAACAGGCTTGA
- a CDS encoding biotin--[acetyl-CoA-carboxylase] ligase, which yields MGFALGPAAARAGYRLEAFDAVGSTNDEALKCVRTGEGGPMWFVTASQTSGHGRRGRAWQGPPGNLAASLLLTTSVPVNVAATLGFVAGLSVSDALMRLAIGDASITLKWPNDVLAGGAKLSGILLEGESRNDDASAVVVGIGVNVVSAPDGVPYPATCLADLGATVTAEDLFAVLSDCWVERCAQWDDGRGMDAIRSTWLERASGVGGPVAVTSGPREVRGTFETLDADGRLVVRTAAGERVLVSAGDVHFGDAASMPRTD from the coding sequence ATGGGATTCGCGCTCGGGCCCGCCGCCGCGCGCGCCGGCTATCGCCTCGAAGCCTTCGATGCCGTCGGCTCGACCAACGACGAGGCCCTGAAGTGCGTTCGCACCGGCGAGGGCGGGCCGATGTGGTTCGTCACGGCGTCGCAGACCAGCGGCCACGGGCGCCGGGGCCGGGCCTGGCAGGGGCCACCCGGCAATCTCGCCGCGAGCCTGCTTCTTACGACATCGGTCCCGGTCAATGTCGCCGCGACGCTCGGCTTCGTGGCGGGGCTGTCTGTGTCGGATGCGCTGATGCGCTTGGCCATCGGAGACGCGTCGATCACGCTGAAATGGCCCAACGACGTGCTTGCCGGCGGAGCAAAGCTCTCCGGGATCCTGCTGGAAGGCGAATCGCGCAATGACGATGCGTCGGCGGTCGTCGTCGGCATCGGCGTCAACGTCGTCTCCGCGCCGGACGGTGTGCCGTATCCGGCCACGTGCCTGGCCGATCTGGGCGCGACCGTTACCGCGGAAGACCTGTTCGCCGTGCTGTCGGATTGCTGGGTCGAGCGTTGCGCACAATGGGATGACGGCCGGGGCATGGACGCGATCCGGTCGACCTGGCTCGAACGGGCGTCGGGGGTCGGCGGGCCGGTCGCGGTGACATCGGGGCCGCGCGAGGTTCGCGGTACATTCGAGACGCTTGATGCCGACGGCCGGCTGGTCGTGCGGACCGCCGCCGGCGAGCGGGTTCTGGTGTCGGCGGGTGACGTTCACTTCGGCGATGCCGCGTCGATGCCCAGGACAGACTAG
- a CDS encoding ribonuclease J produces MARQPDLVFLPLGGVGEIGMNLGLYGYGTPGRRSWLMVDCGVSFAAEEHLPGIDLILPDISFIEAEHGELVGILLTHAHEDHFGALPDLWPRLGAKVYATPFTGSLLAAKIQEEPGAPDIPIETVPVGGRFSVGPFDIELIPVTHSIPEPNSVVIRTPAGTVLHTADWKIDKDPVVGAPFDPAPFIALGHEGCRAMICDSTNVLRDGRSPGEGDVGKGLAEVIATAPNRVAVTAFASNVARIRSIGEAAAAAGRSVVVVGRAMKRVITVARENGLLDGLPAFLGEEMYDSLPRDKVVLLCTGSQGEPRAALTRIAAGSHPNVKLVSGDRVVYSARTIPGNEREIGTVVNALVRAGIEIVTDRDALVHTSGHPRQDELRDMYAWVRPDIAVPVHGEAQHLAAHARLAREMKVGQVVTAYNGDMVRLGPGAAEIVDKVPVGRLYKDGRLIVRSDSDSVRERRKLAYVGFVGVALAVDARGDLVGDVEVELDGVPERDGNNEPFLEIVHDAVEKVMAGMPRARRRDPDALEDSLRRAVRNAVMAGWGKKPVCHVFVVAV; encoded by the coding sequence ATGGCGCGCCAACCGGATCTCGTGTTCCTGCCGCTCGGCGGTGTCGGCGAAATCGGCATGAACCTCGGCCTCTACGGCTATGGCACGCCGGGCCGGCGGTCCTGGCTGATGGTCGATTGCGGCGTCAGCTTCGCCGCCGAGGAGCACCTCCCGGGGATCGATCTCATCCTGCCCGACATCTCGTTCATCGAGGCGGAGCACGGCGAACTCGTCGGCATCCTGCTGACGCACGCCCATGAGGACCATTTCGGGGCGCTGCCGGACCTGTGGCCGCGGCTCGGGGCGAAGGTGTACGCGACGCCGTTCACCGGCAGTCTCCTGGCGGCGAAGATCCAGGAGGAGCCGGGCGCGCCGGATATTCCGATCGAGACGGTTCCGGTCGGAGGGCGTTTCTCGGTCGGTCCGTTCGACATCGAGCTGATACCCGTGACGCACTCCATCCCGGAGCCGAACTCCGTGGTCATCCGGACGCCGGCGGGCACCGTGCTGCACACCGCGGACTGGAAGATCGACAAGGATCCGGTGGTCGGCGCGCCGTTCGATCCCGCGCCTTTCATCGCGCTCGGGCACGAAGGCTGCCGGGCGATGATCTGCGATTCGACCAACGTCCTGCGCGACGGGCGGTCGCCGGGGGAGGGAGACGTCGGCAAGGGGCTGGCCGAGGTGATCGCGACCGCGCCGAATCGGGTCGCGGTCACCGCGTTCGCCTCCAACGTCGCACGCATCCGATCGATCGGCGAGGCGGCCGCCGCGGCCGGTCGCAGCGTCGTCGTGGTCGGGCGCGCGATGAAGCGCGTGATCACGGTCGCCCGCGAAAACGGCCTGCTCGACGGATTGCCGGCGTTTCTGGGCGAGGAGATGTACGACTCGCTGCCGCGCGACAAGGTGGTGCTGTTGTGCACCGGCAGCCAGGGCGAGCCGCGCGCCGCGCTGACGCGGATCGCGGCCGGCAGCCACCCGAACGTGAAACTGGTCTCAGGCGACCGCGTCGTCTATTCGGCCCGCACCATCCCGGGAAACGAGCGGGAGATCGGCACGGTCGTCAATGCGCTGGTCAGGGCAGGGATCGAGATAGTCACGGACCGCGACGCCCTCGTTCATACGTCGGGGCATCCCCGTCAGGACGAGCTGCGCGACATGTATGCCTGGGTGCGGCCCGACATCGCCGTTCCGGTCCACGGAGAGGCGCAGCATCTGGCCGCGCACGCACGGCTGGCCCGCGAGATGAAAGTCGGGCAGGTCGTCACCGCCTACAATGGCGACATGGTGCGACTTGGTCCGGGGGCTGCCGAGATCGTGGACAAGGTGCCGGTGGGGCGGCTCTACAAGGACGGGCGGCTGATCGTCCGCTCCGACAGCGATTCCGTCCGCGAGCGGCGCAAGCTCGCTTATGTCGGCTTCGTCGGCGTGGCGCTCGCCGTCGACGCCCGGGGCGACCTGGTCGGCGATGTGGAGGTCGAACTCGACGGCGTTCCAGAGCGTGACGGCAACAACGAGCCGTTTCTCGAGATCGTTCACGACGCGGTCGAGAAGGTGATGGCGGGGATGCCGCGGGCGCGGCGGCGCGATCCCGATGCGCTGGAGGATTCGCTGCGCCGGGCCGTACGCAACGCGGTGATGGCGGGCTGGGGCAAAAAGCCCGTTTGTCATGTCTTCGTCGTCGCGGTATGA